The DNA region GCGCAGGCCAGGGCCGCCCGGCGCTCGGCAGCCGCCCGCAGCCCCTCGGAGCCAGAGGAGAGGCGCCCCCGCCGGCCGCCGCGCCGCCCGGCAGCCTCGGCAGGTACCGCGGGCAGGCGGCGGGGAGGGAGGGCGCGGGGCGGCCCCTCGGCTGGGTGGGCGCGGGTCTGGGCAGGCCGGCCTCTGGCCGCCGTGGAGCTCCCGGGCCAGCCTGCGGGAGGCCGGGCCGCCGCCGATGGCTTCGGGGCCAGCCTGAGGGAGACCGGACCGGCGCCGTGGGGCTCCGGGGCCAGACCGAGGGAGGCCGGGCGGCCGCCGGGGGCTCCGGGGCCAGCTTAAGGGAGGCCGGGCCGCCGCCGATGGCTCCGGGTCCAGCCTGAGGGAGACCGGGCCGCCGCCgggggctctggagccagaccgAGGGAGGCCCGGCCGCCTCAGACCCTGGTGGTGCCCGGGCGTGCGGGTGAGCTGCGGGCCCTGGGACCCCCGCCCAGACCCCGGGACGCCGGGACCCCGGCTTGCGGCTCGTGCGCCCGGGTGGGCAGCGGACGATGAGTCCGCACAATGGGTTGCCGTCAGCAGCCTCCTGCCTGGGGCAGGTGTCGCCGCGCCGGGGAGGCTCTTTTGGGGGACGTGGGGCGGGGGCGCGGAGCCCCGAAAGCGGGCGCGGGAGGAAGGCTTCTACCGGCGGGAGGCGCCGGACGTCCCCGGCAGCGGGGTCAGGCCGGCAGGCTGGGCCGCTCTCTCGCGTCCCCTCCgttcccctcccctccagcaTTGTCCTTTTGGGGCCCGGGGAAGGGAAAACCGCGGGGCGGGGGAGGAGAGCGGCCGGCGGGCGGGGCCGGGAGGCCGGCTGAGTGACGGACGCGCCGGCCTATGGCGCGGAGCGCGGCGCGAGGGGCGGGCCTGGAGGGCGGGGCCGGTGTGGCGCAAGGTTTGGCGAAGGTTACAGCTGGAGCTGGAAGTGACAGGCCCACAGTCACCCTCGCGCCGCCGGGCAGACCCCGGTGCATGGGGCGCCCCGAGATGCTGCAGAGCCTCTTCCTGCTCCTTTCCAAGAATACGCGTCTCCAGCAGGCATTTCTAGAACTCCCTGCTTCTTCCCGCTGGAGAAACCATGTGTGTCTTGTTGGAAATGCTTCGTGTTGCCCTAGAATTCCATTTGCCTCTTGTGCGCAGATGACAGGAACTGCTGAGCTCTTGGTATAGACCCCTAAATCATGCAGaactgttttgatttcttttttgccacctttctgtttttgtcctctaTAGGAAAGCTATAAAGACTTAACCCAGTTGAAAACAAAGGTTTTGGAGAGGAGGCATGCGATTCTtggaaaaatttatattaatggAGTTCTTGCTCATTATTACCTGAGTTGGATACTTTGACTTATTGCCCAAGTTTCTAAGAAGGGGTTTTACATTTCTGGgtcttgtttttaaaactgttagAAAGCTCGTGAGGGGGTAGGGACAAGCAGTTTTGATAATAGGCGATGCTGTGGGTAAAACTGTATGGGAATCCCCAAGATAGATGCCTCCTGTGCAAAATAAGACCCATTCCAGAACACTTTGACCATTTCGTGGACTTCGAATTTAAAGGGGGGGGCGGGGGAGTGGAATATATCATCCTGCGTTCTCAAGGTCATGTATTCTTCCATCAGTTATTTTGGATTGAACCATTTTTAAATAGGTCTCAGAGTCTCTCTGTCGTTTCCTTATGACAGAACCTGTTTCCAAGACTGTGCCTTTGCATACCTGTAGAAGCTCCTTTCAATTAATCCATCTTACAACTCAGATCCAATTGCTGTGCTTGctaaataatgaatttttaatcaTTCAAAAGGTAGTTTACTGCTTCCATTTTGGGTATAATGGTTTTTATGTAAGCCCGTTACATGAGTGAAATGCCAGTTTTAAACACTGAAGGGAGGGGAGAATATTCTTACTTAATTCCATAGGAAGTAGAATTCAGAGTGCAGATGCTTTTTTGTTTGCTGTGGAGAAAAAATATAGGTCTTTGACATGACGTTAACATAAGTCAAATTTAACTGTTTTAAAGATAATTAGCTTGTTACACAAGTTGCAAACATTTAAGAAGATAGATCAATTTTTAACACTGCCAGTGGTAATACAGGGTAATGTAGCTAGCTCACCCTGTGCTTTATTGTATAGTAGCACTcttcaaaagaaatttaatttttctttatttttcattgtgtggAAAAGTACTGAGCCTGGGCTTTGTCCCTGTTTTCATAGCCTTTGACTTGGCAGTTAATGGCTTGTTAgctagtttcctcatctgtaaaatgggaagaatgaTGACACCTGTTTCACAGAGTGTTTGGGATGATCATGTGAGGGACGATGTGCAATAATTTCATCAACACTCAAACCCTTTTAAAATACTCCACTAGTGTAATTGTTAAAACCTCATATTGCTTGCTTGGCTTAAAGCTTTTAGCTTTGTCTTCAGGCTCTTTCTTCCCCACCCCTTTTTATCCATACTTTGCCTGGCTGCCAGAGTCCTCTTTCCTGAACACAGATCTTACCAGCCTCTGGCTCAGCAAGCTTCTAAGACTGCCTGTGGTTTGGAGTTTAGAATTCAGAGATACCAGCATCACAATGCAGGCCCCTTGCAGTCTGGGCCCCAGTAATCTCTGTACTTTATCTTGTCTTCTTTGTCCCCTCTCCACACTGTCCATCTAAACAAGACTGCTCTTGGTTCTCTGAACATCCCAAGCTATTTCAGACCGTTTTTGCTTATATTCTTTGATTGGATTGTCCTGTCTCAGTCCCATTCCCTCCAGTTCTTAAAAGTTCATATGAAATATTCTGTTCCCTTTGGAGTACTTTGGAAGTCTTTTTAAGGTGAATTATTCCTTTCTGCAATCATAGTTCTCTACTTTTCCTTCATCATTATATCATATTGTATTATAAATTGTTCATAGTAAACTCTGACTGTGGTGTCTGTGTCATCATTTTGTCCCAATACCTTGCTCAGGCGTTTAAACATAAAGTGCTTCAATGTTGGTTAGATAAAGTCAAAGTCTGTAATCCACCTTCTAGAATATGTTAATGTTATaaagtatatttgtttatttttttctgaccctGGCTTTAAgtctccaaataattttttttttttttttttaagacagggtcttgctctgtcacccaggctagagtgcagtggtgctatcacagctacctcccaggctcaagtgatcctcccacctcagcctcctcagtagctggggccacaggcatgcaccaccatgcccagctacttaaaacaatttgttttttttttttttggtagaaacaggggtctccccatgttgcccgggctgatcttgaactcctgggctcaggcagtccttccacctcagcttcccaaagtgctgggtttacaagtgtgagccaccacacaagaCCCAGatgaagtatttttaataaacatcatTGCCAACCACAACATTAGAAATGCAATTTTACTATGTTGAATATAGTTACTATTTAGAATATTTCTTTACAGTTACTTTTGCCCTTTTACATGATCACATAGTAAGTGGTATTTTATACAAAGTAAAAACTGTCCTCTTTCCCATCTGTAGCTAAACTTTTAGGGTCTAATGAAATAGCTCCCGCACCTGCATTGCTTACTGTAAATCGTTGACCTGTTTTTTTGCGTAGAGGGAACCAGAGcacaagtttaaaaatattccttatatttgaagtataatttaattCCCGAGAGAttacatgatttttctttaagagttttcttttttggagatttaTTATATGCATCAAAAGCAATTGTTTTTGAGGGGGCTTCTTAAAAGAATGATAGAACTGAATTTTGAAAGACTCAGGTTTGCTTCTTGTCCGTGGACAAGTTTGTTAAATCTCTCTTGGAAGTCAGTATTTGTCGACGGAGAACAATTACTCTTTTTGCTTTGTACTACATTTAAATTGGCTATACTTTGTATACTGCACATCCGGGCCCACATATAAGGTAATAAGATGTTTTGCTTTATAGCATTTTTGCCCTGCTCACTACCCAGCCTGGAAACCCTTAGAGACCTCCTTTGTTGACCAGATTTTTACCAGGTTTGCCTCCATGAGTCTTTTCCATcagtcttttcctcttttctttcatgtttccTTTGCCCCTCCTCTCCCTGAAGCTGTTACGCCTTATGAAGATAGTTGCTGTAGTCCTCCAACTGGCCTCTCTTTTCTGGTCTCTCGTCCTTCTCTGTTCTGTTGCTAGGATTATTTAATATGCAGATCAAATGCTATCATGACCCCTCTCCCAAGTATGCATCAGAGGTTCTCCACTGTCATATCCCTGTTCCATCACACCTGAGGGATATGACAGTTCTGTTGGTAAGATCATGGGCTTTCTCCTCTGAAGATTTTTACCTTGGAAGTGCTACCACCCTCCTCCCCTGGTTGAGAATTTGTGTTAAAGAGTTAGGAAATCACTCTAAGATCTTTGCTGTCTGGCCTAGTTCTTACTTTTAGCTTGATCTTTTACTGgatctcttcttttttgtttttgtttctgtatttttgagacagggccttgctctgtcactcgggcgggagtgcagtggtgtggcctcggctcactggaacttccacctcccctcctcctcctgccttggcctcctaagtcgCTAGggctacagacatgtaccaccatgcctgggtaatgtttgtattttttgtagagatggagttttgctatgttgcctagactggcctcaaactcctgggctcaagcaatctgtcctgcttggcctcccaaagtgtggagattacaggcatgagccaccttgcccagcctgcatCTCTTCTTGTCACCTTATATTTCAACACAAGACCTCTGGCCACTTCCATTATTGGCAGACGGCTTTGAAATATCCTTTCCACCTTTTTCTCCCTTTCAGAATCTTGGAGACTTATCTTAAGTGCTGCTACCTCTACTTCTGTAACCTGATTTTCAGAATTAAGTCTGCATTATTTTTCTCCCGCACAGTGCTAGCCTGATGTCTCCACTCATCTGTTTTTTCCTTATGACCTTTTAGTTTATATCCATGGAGAGCTTTCCTGGATTATAAGCTCCTTGAGAGAGATAGAGGAAAATCTTAATCATTGCTAATTTCCTCTAGTGTTTGATATAGTCTTTTACAAATAGTACTTGTTTGTTAAATGTTTGACTGAATTAGCTCAGAATATATAGTTTCTGATTTCAGGAGAAGGGAGATAGAGTTGGAATGACTTTGTATGAGAACATTGTATATCCACGTGACTCAAAACAGGGCCCAGCATATCGTAAGTGGTCAGTAAGTGGTAGCTTTTTAGCTGTTAAGTTGAACAGGTGGAGAGAACACTAGTGGTTAGGTAACTTGGTTGATTGTGTATGCTAGTTTATTTTGACAGTGTCCACATATTTATTTCTGGTGTGtgtgtaaaggaaaaaaatcatctcattttctttctttctttctttctttctttctttctttctttctttctttctttctctttctttctttctctttctttctttctttttttttttttttttaacagagtcttactctgttgcccagcctggagtgcagtggcatgatctcagttcactgcagcctctgtgagttcaagcaattctccttcctcagccaccccagtagctgggattgcagacatgtaccaccatacttggctaatttttttttttttttttttttgagacggagtttcgctcttgttacccaggctggagtgcaatggtgcgatctcagctcaccgcgacctccgcctcctgggttcaggcgattctcctgcctcagcctcctgagtagctaggactacaggcacgtgccaccatgcccagctaattttttttgtatttttagtagagacggggtttcaccatgttgaccaaggatggtctcgatctcttgacctcgtgatacaccgcctcggcctcccaaagtgctgggattacaggtgtgagccaccgcgcctggcaatttttgtattttttagtagacggggtttcaacatgttggccaggctggtcttgaactcctcacctcatgatctgcctgccttggcttcccaaagtgctgggattataggtgtgagccactgcgcccagccactcaTCTCATTTTCACTTGTACCTACgtgctttcattatttttgcaAGTAATTTGGAGAGGGCTTTTGCATAAACAGATTGATGGCGGTGGTCCTAAATTGTTCTGAAGAGAGGCAAAGCTGTCTGTAGATGAGCAGGTTTTTTGCATATGGTTTAAGAAAGTCTggaaaattggccgggcacactggcttacgcctgtaattccagcactttgggaagctgaggtgggagtattgcttgagcccaggagttcgaggagTGCCTGGGCAAATGGtgaatcctgtttctacaaaaaatttttgaacattagccaggtgtggtgacacatgtctgtagtcccagctacttaggaggctgaggctcaggatctcttgagcctaggagatcgaggctgcaatgagtcatgcttgtaccactgtattctagcctgggtgactgagtgagaccctgtctcccaaaaaaaaaaaaaaaaaaaaagtgtgtgtgtgtgtgtatattatatattttatatatttctcatatatattatatataaataatatatatgaggAATAGAAATGGTCAAATTTTACACTATGCAGTATGTTATTTTCAGGAAAATGAATCTTTTCACTTTAATCTTACATCTTGCCACTAGTATACATTAAGCAGGAGAAACCACATGCTTGGTATTTGGAATGACTGCTGaaattctgtttctgtcttcccCAAGTGCTTCCCTGTTGCTAGGCTTTCTCcatatctctctgtctcttccgCAGTGTTGCCCCTGGTTGAATGGGGAGAAGATAAGGAAAACCagttataattatttcaaaattgtttgcccagtttggagatttttttttcaagccttttcttttttttaacttaaattttttttgtaattaaaaatgattttttttttaaatttttgagacaggatctcactctgtcacccaggctggagtgcagtggcatgattatagcttactgcagccaggacttcctgtgctcaagtgatcctcctgcctcagccttctgagcagctgggattgcagactcatgccaccactgctggctaatttttgtggtttttttttgtagagacagggtttttccatgttgtccaggctgatctcaaactcctggcctcaagcaatattCCCACCTTGGCCActcaaggtgctgggactatgggtatAAGCAAACATGCCCAGCCAAGCTCTTTATTTTATTAGATGTCTGATCAGTATGTTGCTTTTTGCTAGCATTTTCCCTGAATATTTTAATGGAGAGAAAGTTGAAACAGAGtagacacattttaaattatttctttggtGGTTTTCCTTGGCACTGCTTTTTTTCTCAGTAGATAATGGAGTCCTGATTGtatttttgttaatcttttgCCAGTATCTGTCTGAAGGAGTTTCTTGTttttatatacctttttttttttttttttaaggcagtcttgctctgtcgcccaggctggagtctagtggcataatcttggctcactgcaacctctgcctcctgggttcaagcaattctcatgcctcagcctcctgaatacctagGACTGTAgacgtgcatcaccatgcccgaaTATTTACTCtcttgatttttaatagagaaggggtttcgtcatgtcacccaggctggtctagaactcctgagctcaggcagtcccaCCTTTGCCTtacaaagtgttaggattacaggtgtgagccactgtgcctggcctgttttttatatactttaaagtttaaattaaatttgttaaAGTATATTTTGTATGATTTGCCAAAACGTTGTTTGGAATATAAACAATAGCTGttataaagcctttttttttgagacagggtctcattctgttgcccaggctggagtgtagtggcacagttactgctcactgtagccttgaccttccaggctcaattgatcctcccacctcggcctcctgagtaactgggactagagttttgtgccaccacgcccagctaatttttaaagtttttgtcgAGATGCGATTTTACCACAttacccaggctgttctggaactcctaagctcaagtgatgctcctgcctctgcctccccaaaatgctgggattacaggcataaacaaGTGTAATCAAACCTGGAGtcaagctgatttttttattatactttaggttttggggtacatgtgcagaacttgcaggtttgttacataggtatacatgtgccgtggtggtttgctgcatccatcaccaccctgtcatctacatgaggtatttctcctaatgctatccctcccctagccccccaccccacctgtctggccctggtgtgtgatattcccctttctatgtccatgtgttctcattgttcaacagtgagaacatgtggtgttgccattttcttttttctttttttttttttttttttgagacggagttttgctcttgttacccaggctggagtgcaatggcacgatctcggctcactgcaacctccgcttcctgggttcaggcaattctcctgcctcagcctcccgagtagctggaattacaggcacgcaccaccatgcctagctaattttttgtgtttttagtagagacggggtttcaccatgttgaccaggatggtctcgatctcttgacctcgtgatccacccaccttggcctcccgaagtgctgggattacaggcatgagccaccacacccagcccgtgttgccattttctgttcttgtgtcagtttgctgaaaatgatggtctccagcttcatccatgtccctgcaaaggacactaactcatccttttttatggctgcatagtattccatggtgtatatgtgccaattTCTTGAAGTCTCTTTCTTCATCTCCCTTCCCACCCTGTACTCATCTTCCCTTAAAAACCAGAGATAAATTCTTAGATATCATAGGAAAAAATGATacctatacattaaaaaaaaatggaatcatggTAAAGAGTGtttctatattattatttaaacaaaCACTGAACTTGGTATCTTGGAATGCTTTCTGTATCAGACATGCAGATTGATATGGTATGGCTCTATCCCCACCGAGTTCTCATTttgaattctcacatgttgtgggaggcacccggtgggaggtaattgaatcacgggggcaggTCTGTCCTGTGccgttcttgtggtagtgagtaagcctcacaagatttgatggttttgtGAAGGGGAGTTTCCTTGCATAAGCTCTCCTCTTTTGACTGCACCATCCTTGTAAgctgtgactttgctcctccttgccttctgccatgattgtgaggcctccccagccttgtggaactgtgtcaattaaacctctttcttttctaaattacccagtcttggatatgtctttatcagcagtgtgaaaatgaactagtACACAGTTCTACTTTAGGTACACATTTGCTTTaccatgttcttttttaaatgtgccTCTTGTGAAGGTGCCAGATTTGATTTAACTAGTTGATAGGAAGAGTTTCCAGGTTTTTGTTATGTATAACacagtgctacagtaaacatttTTGTACATATGTCTTAGTGAACTTTTATGAGGAACCGCCTTATTCTctgcagccttaaaaaaaatgaatgactttCGAACCACTCTGAATAATGATTTATCATGTTAAAAATTGTCTTGGTTGCTATATTAGTTTTAATACTTTCATTAAGGCTGGATGTTTTCTATTCTGATGTAGTCCTGTGATGTAATTTCATACAATTAAGTACAGATTTTTGATATTGCACATAGAATATTAGGCTCATAAAGTTTATAAAGGCAAAGGTTTGGCTTTATAAGCCTGTAATGTATAGTCCCATTGGGGCCCTTGCTTGGTTCAATCATCTGCTGTTGTAGTCTTGATATCTTAATTATTTTGGGACTCAGAACCCACATTATCATTCTGCACTGGGTGTcacaaattatgtagccagtCCTATAAAGACTTTGTAAAAATTCATAGTAAGAACCCCTCATCCTCTCACCTCCTAACCCCATTCCCTGTGACTACCATCGATAGTTTATCCACTTGGGGACTTTTTAGAATGTGTATATAAACAACATTGCATATTATGGTtgagctgttaaaaaaaaaaaaccactgtttATT from Callithrix jacchus isolate 240 chromosome 3, calJac240_pri, whole genome shotgun sequence includes:
- the LOC103792132 gene encoding uncharacterized protein LOC103792132 — protein: MLEGRGTEGTRESGPACRPDPAAGDVRRLPPVEAFLPRPLSGLRAPAPRPPKEPPRRGDTCPRQEAADGNPLCGLIVRCPPGRTSRKPGSRRPGVWAGVPGPAAHPHARAPPGSEAAGPPSVWLQSPRRRPGLPQAGPGAIGGGPASLKLAPEPPAAARPPSVWPRSPTAPVRSPSGWPRSHRRRPGLPQAGPGAPRRPEAGLPRPAPTQPRGRPAPSLPAACPRYLPRLPGGAAAGGGASPLAPRGCGRLPSAGRPWPAPYVKRRRRPQRHSAEGGRRRAGSRSAPLPGNWPQRPANQGRAPYPSARVPGLHQRRPGPAPAPPSGGAAGARGLWATG